Proteins from one Mycobacterium sp. HUMS_12744610 genomic window:
- a CDS encoding DUF732 domain-containing protein, with amino-acid sequence MKRTRLVTGVAVAAAAIALAAPAQADYDTEFKNTVNDFGVYGPQDQLAWLAKIECERIERGVDHDAHQSAVFLQRNLPLGTTQGQALQFLGAGIDHYCPDQVGFIQRAGT; translated from the coding sequence ATGAAGCGTACGAGGCTGGTCACGGGCGTCGCCGTGGCGGCTGCAGCAATCGCGCTGGCCGCGCCGGCGCAGGCCGACTATGACACCGAATTCAAGAACACCGTCAACGACTTCGGCGTCTATGGCCCCCAGGACCAACTCGCGTGGCTCGCCAAGATCGAGTGCGAGCGGATCGAGCGCGGCGTGGACCACGACGCCCACCAATCCGCCGTCTTCCTGCAGCGGAACCTACCGCTCGGCACCACCCAGGGCCAGGCGCTGCAGTTCCTCGGCGCGGGTATCGACCATTACTGCCCCGACCAGGTCGGCTTCATCCAGCGCGCCGGGACCTAG
- the menJ gene encoding menaquinone reductase, with the protein METRATRAPRAQVVVVGAGPAGSAAAAWAARAGRDVLVVDSADFPRDKACGDGLTPRAVAELERLGLGGWLDTRIRHRGLRMSGFGGEVQVDWPGPSFPSTGSAVARIELDDRIRRCAEDSGARMLLGAKVVAAHHDASRRVVSLSLADGTQVGCERLIVADGARSSLGRTLGRRWHQETVYGVAARGYLATSRADDPWLTSHLELRSPDGAVLPGYGWIFPLGNGEVNIGVGALSTSKRPAELALRPLISYYTDLRREEWGFTGPPRAVASALLPMGGAVSGVAGPNWMLIGDAAACVNPLNGEGIDYGLETGRLAAELLDCGDLSQLWPRLLQQHYARGFSVARRLGLLLTFQRFLPATGPIAMRSPALMAIAVRVMANLVTDEDADWVARAWRGAGRLSRLIDRRTPFT; encoded by the coding sequence ATGGAGACGAGAGCGACCAGAGCCCCGCGGGCCCAAGTGGTGGTCGTGGGCGCCGGGCCCGCCGGCTCGGCGGCTGCCGCCTGGGCCGCCCGGGCGGGCAGGGACGTCCTCGTCGTCGACTCGGCGGACTTCCCCCGCGACAAGGCATGCGGTGACGGCTTGACCCCCCGCGCGGTCGCGGAGCTCGAACGGCTGGGACTGGGCGGCTGGCTCGACACCCGCATCCGGCACCGCGGGCTGCGGATGAGCGGGTTCGGCGGCGAGGTGCAGGTGGACTGGCCGGGCCCGTCGTTCCCTTCCACCGGCAGCGCGGTGGCCCGCATCGAGCTCGACGACCGGATCCGCCGGTGCGCCGAAGACTCCGGCGCGCGCATGCTGCTGGGCGCCAAGGTGGTCGCCGCCCATCATGACGCGTCGCGGCGGGTGGTGTCGCTGAGCCTGGCCGACGGCACGCAGGTGGGCTGCGAGCGGCTGATCGTCGCCGACGGGGCCCGGTCGTCGCTGGGCCGCACGCTGGGCCGGCGCTGGCATCAGGAGACGGTGTACGGCGTCGCCGCGCGCGGCTACCTGGCCACTTCGCGCGCCGACGACCCGTGGCTGACCTCACATCTGGAACTGCGCTCCCCCGACGGGGCGGTGTTGCCCGGTTACGGCTGGATCTTCCCGCTGGGCAACGGCGAGGTGAACATCGGCGTTGGAGCCCTGTCGACGTCCAAACGGCCCGCGGAGCTGGCGCTGCGCCCGCTGATCTCCTACTACACCGACCTGCGCCGCGAGGAGTGGGGCTTCACCGGTCCGCCCCGGGCGGTGGCGTCGGCGCTGCTGCCGATGGGCGGCGCGGTGTCCGGGGTGGCCGGACCCAACTGGATGCTGATCGGCGACGCCGCGGCCTGCGTCAACCCGCTGAACGGCGAGGGCATCGACTACGGCCTGGAAACCGGGCGGCTGGCCGCCGAGTTGCTCGACTGCGGCGACCTCTCGCAGCTCTGGCCGCGGCTGCTGCAACAGCACTACGCCCGCGGCTTCTCGGTCGCGCGTCGGCTGGGGCTGCTGCTGACCTTCCAGCGGTTCCTGCCCGCGACCGGGCCGATCGCGATGCGCTCCCCGGCACTGATGGCAATCGCGGTGCGGGTGATGGCCAACCTGGTCACCGACGAGGACGCCGACTGGGTGGCGCGGGCCTGGCGCGGCGCCGGCCGGCTGTCCCGGCTGATCGACCGGCGAACGCCGTTCACCTGA